In one Nicotiana tomentosiformis chromosome 6, ASM39032v3, whole genome shotgun sequence genomic region, the following are encoded:
- the LOC104106904 gene encoding mitogen-activated protein kinase kinase kinase 20-like gives MAEGEEEVEVMWKRGRTLGKGGFGFVSLASTDNIDNAGTVDHCLIPPLIAVKSCMFSRSESLQLEREFLRMFEDSPHIIRSFGVKVTLEDGVLLYNLLLEYASGGSLADRLNCSGKGMPEVEVKKHTKNVVLGLSRIHGSGIIHCDLKPHNILLVTPTDDDTTEIAKIADFGLAMTLEDSWTQKQGLRGTKRYMAPESVLKQEYGPEADIWALGCTVYELITGKPLWESSNSDAKVDDVLSRIGSEEPSFENEKLSAEAKDFVRSCLVKNPSLRWTADMLLNHSFLKSANNVQTATKTRKKQSGYMSLLRRPHRKTAFKTQPHIRDLVIEH, from the coding sequence ATGGcggaaggagaagaagaagtagAAGTTATGTGGAAGAGAGGGAGAACATTGGGGAAAGGAGGATTTGGCTTTGTTTCCTTAGCTTCCACTGATAATATTGATAACGCCGGTACTGTTGATCATTGTCTAATTCCACCACTGATTGCGGTAAAATCTTGTATGTTCAGCCGTTCTGAATCGCTTCAATTAGAGAGGGAATTTCTCCGCATGTTTGAAGACTCTCCTCACATTATTCGCTCTTTCGGTGTTAAAGTCACGCTAGAAGACGGTGTACTCCTCTACAACTTATTGTTAGAATATGCTTCCGGTGGAAGTTTGGCTGATCGCTTGAATTGTTCAGGGAAAGGAATGCCAGAGGTTGAAGTTAAAAAACACACCAAAAACGTCGTTTTAGGGCTTAGTCGTATTCATGGCTCCGGAATTATTCACTGCGACTTAAAGCCTCACAACATTCTACTTGTTACTCCTACTGATGATGATACAACAGAGATTGCCAAGATCGCTGATTTCGGGCTTGCTATGACTTTGGAAGATAGCTGGACACAAAAACAGGGTTTGAGAGGAACTAAAAGGTACATGGCACCTGAATCCGTGCTTAAGCAGGAGTACGGTCCAGAAGCGGATATTTGGGCTCTTGGCTGCACTGTCTACGAGTTGATCACTGGGAAACCCCTCTGGGAATCATCCAATTCTGATGCAAAGGTTGATGATGTGTTAAGCCGAATCGGGTCTGAGGAACCAAGTTTTGAGAATGAGAAACTGTCAGCAGAGGCAAAAGATTTTGTGAGAAGTTGTCTGGTCAAGAATCCGAGTTTGCGTTGGACGGCGGACATGCTCTTGAATCATTCTTTTCTGAAGTCAGCCAACAATGTCCAAACTGCAACAAAGACGAGGAAGAAGCAAAGTGGTTACATGTCTCTTTTGCGCAGACCCCATCGAAAGACAGCATTCAAGACACAGCCACACATTCGCGATTTGGTTATAGAACATTGA